The following nucleotide sequence is from Mytilus trossulus isolate FHL-02 chromosome 9, PNRI_Mtr1.1.1.hap1, whole genome shotgun sequence.
ATCTTGACATCATATATACGTATTGATACATGTCTtatattttaagtatttgtTACTATATTCATATGTAAGCTGAAAACGTTAAATATTTAGACAACAAATATCTTTGACGTATTGTAATGcctttatttttacattgacgtacaatatataaatcttttttgttcttctgaacatgatttatttgttttcctcCTTTACTTATTATTGCAGTTTAATATCTTATAGATCTATCTGTGCGTATTACACCCAGacggatatattgttattcatcTATGGTATTACCAGGGAGTAATTGGCGATTTCCACAATATACTACGAATAACAAAGGAAAACTAtatacagttaaattttcatttagtAGTAACTGCTCTGAATTGTTTTAAGAGTGGCAATACGATTGATATTGTTGATTTCTATTTGGCAGAAGACTATCGGGTTACAATTCAGAATCTTGATTAAATTTTGTCTTATGATTACCGTCATGTACTTTCAGGCTTCGTAGAATCGTTGACCTTTTTATATTACCACTTTTTCGcttgataatttaaagaataatgATACTTCAATGAAACATTAAGTGGATTGCAAGCATGGAACTAAAACAAAAGGGTTGTCAGCTCGACTTCTCCTGAACCCAAAGATAAAGAAGAACAATACATTTAGCGGGTGTATTAGTGCCACGGGGGGTGGGGGTAACTTCCTTTTATTTGGTATACGGGgatgtgccaaaaatatgggtcataattttgcgagattttatataaaatgaccctcctttttaatgacatcctatcatcctatattaaaatgcatttacgtttgataactgtatattgatttggggtatgatctacatatcatatataaatatgttattgaGAATCTTACATTATTAATggtcaattattatattaaattaaatcaattcatttgaaagttcaccttatttatgaattatgagtGATGGTTCTTATATAAGCAtgggtcatattttaaatattgtatataagtataggtcattctttcttaaatatttatataactataggtaCTGAATTTTagtgaatgttatattaaaatgggtacgttttttgaggcaaaaatggcacactcctaccaaaaaaatataaatgtggtCACTTTGGGTCTTCTTCTGTAAAATCCTTGTAAAAGGAGGGCGTCCGAGTCGCTGTAcaggatatacatgtacatagccACGTCCTGCTAGAATTGGGACGTTTATTTCCATGCCTCTTGTGATACAGTGCCACCCTCTGTGCACGTTAATAACCGTTGAAACAAGGGTCATTGAGGGGTCTGTTGGTAGCCAGTTACATAGCAAATTTCATGTCTCTATTCAAAATACACCTGTTCTCGAGTGGCAGTCCATTTTTTTGTCGAGCTTCATCCCGAACCGGCTCtattacattattattattattacatctattattaatttattctcGTCTTACATTGTAATTGACCATGTTCACGCATGTAATgattgccactggacgttaagcaaccaataatcaatcagtcaattaaaaatgaattgataTGTTTTCTTCAAATTCGAATATAATATgataagaatatgtggtatgagtactaatgatacaactatccatCTTAGTCAAAgtgtataaaaagttaacaactatatgttaTATGCATCGTCTATTTTGTGTCCGGCATTATTCAAGCAaatgataattttctaattaCTGTTAATGCCATAGTTCATTTTTGGGCCTGTCTTCATGGACGaatgtaaaattttatgaaaatcgtGACAACAAATGGAATACGTAtgcatgtattttatatttcaacataaCATGTGTAAATCGATACAAGTTACTTCTTCTTGTGACAATAACCTTTGTTATgaagtttttagtttttaaattgtataaatcatgGGAAACCGCAATCAGATAAAACGCTATTTAAAACTAACCACAAGATGAGAAACAACAATAAGatacaatttcatttaaaactacTAGTAACCACAAGATGAGAAACAACAATAAGATtaaattccatttaaaaaaaaaccacaagaTGAGAAACAACAATAAGGTAAAACTCTATTCAAAATTAACCACAAGATGAGAAACAAAAATAAGGTAAAACTCTATTTAAAACTAACCACAAGATGAGAAACAACAATCAGATATATCTCTATAAGAGCTTAATTGAGTTACATGCACCAATAGGTACACACAAGCTAATAGTACTCTTAGAGGTCATCAGGTATGTAAGATGAAAACTACAATATATGTTCACGGCcgacttatataaaaaaagaagatgtggtatgattgccaattagacaactatccacaaaagaccaaaatgacacagacattaacaactataggtcaccgtacggccttcaacaatgagcaaagcccataccgcatagtcagctataaaaggctccgataagacaatgtaaaacaatttgaaatatgtaaatacatgtagctTGATTCTTTAGACTGGACTATGGTACCTACACAAAGACTGTGTTTACGATTTTTCGTGTAAAATGGAAATTTCTACTAACATTTTATCTACTTAAAGAAATTTCGTCGAAGATGGCagcataaatatttaaagataatttttatcgtaatgtctttatttattcttttattttctaaataatatcataaattttataaagcAGACGATTGAGCATattagtttcactttcattttaatcaattttaaaactcGTCAGAAACTAAGTTAAGTCATACTCCCTCCGataattgttttgaaatgtattttatataaaccTAATTGCTATGACAGCGTATTGAAATTTCGATCGTAATTGgtgttatttgtataaattttatctcaTTGAAAATTTTCAATGTAATAATTGGTTTTAGATacattttcatgtaaaattggTTTTAGATacattttcatgtaaaattggTGCACACGAATTCAATTTTAACTAAAGTTTCTACCAAAAACATATGGTTACATATAGCATATGCAGcacatatttatagattatcgttgatcatctcaacgagattgattttctcgcttgagctggtacagcgaaagtgagaaaagcaatcgagttgagatgaccaaggataatctatttatcgctattttacctatgacgacgttgtcaatttcatcatgttcatgtcaatttcgttagcaacgccacgtggcctccttagtttctagtgataattattccatctcaagcgagaagcatgatatgaaaattatcacaaaaaaagatcaaacgaaaaatgcacaaaatagcgataataacAGTTTAAAgacagaaataaaaaatgaatactaacaaaaagtaaaatcataaaaaaatactaaactccgaggaaaattcaaaacggaaagtatctgatcaaatggcaaaatcaaaagcttaaacacttcaaacgaatggataccaACTAACATAttgctgacttggtacatgcatttgtTAATGTACAAcattgtggattgaacctggttttgtagctagctaaacctctcactcgtgagatcaaatcaaattttatcGTTCCTTATTGAAAGTCACATTCAACTCACGTAAGTGAAATCTCACTGTGACGAATTGTGAAGACACTGGGTTAgtgtatattttgattatcaAAGTTTTTATGTACAAtcgaaagaagaaaaaaaactatgccGTTGTATTTTCACTTCGGAAAGTTCATCTGATCTCGTATTGGGAATTTATATGGGGCATTATAAATGAAAGCAAAGACTTGATGGGAAAACGATCATGATCATGGATGTGTAGATCAAATAAAAGATGATTGAATTATATAACCCATACATttcagaatggaaatggggaatgtgtcaaagagacaacacccgaccatagagcagacaacagccgaaggccaccaccGGGTCCTCATTGCATATTAGATATCATATTACTGTAGCAAGTAAAAAGACGCTGATCAAAATTATTATAAGCTATCAAAAGAAAAAGGATTTAAAATGGGTCACGCTAAGGGTCATTCGTCCATTGTTCTACATAATACCTTTCAATTTGACATTATagatttaaatgtatatatattattgataacGTATTTATATCACATTTGTAACTATATTAAGGGCACTGacacatatgtatataaattcTTTGTTTGTAATATTAACTATacgtcattttgacatgcatgTTACTCAAAGTGTGTTCAGAATAGATTCTGTCGGTTCTGTAAGCTGATGGTTCTATAGACGTGATTGTTCTGTAGGCTGATGTGGACAAGCTTTCtggtattatattatataaaacgaTTTCTAGGAGGCTAATTTGTGTTTATGGAAATAGAAGTTAAAACAGATCTTTTTATCTATAAGACAGTAGGCATAACATAGACGTGAGTTTATAAAAGCAgttaggattataatttttttttaaatcgggaTCATGCTAAATTGACCATTGAAGTCACACAGATTTACTAACCcttgtttaaaaataccattgTAAACTTGTTTAATATAAGATAAATAACACTAGAGCATAGTTGTTTCTATTGTCAACATTTGTTTCGTATATAATACACGCGAAACCTAGCTTCGTAGAACTCTGGTCGGTTTAATAGGGTAATGAAACACGTTTTGAATATTAGCCTTATATCATGAGCAAGGGTGTTGACAAGTACAATCTTGTTcggtaatttttaatcaaatgacGAAAAGGTATTTAAGAATTCCATGTCCACGTAGGCTTATTCTAGTGTAAAGTAAATGTTTTCCACAAGTTTCCTGGCTATGCATTTACTACAACGTATCTGTATGGGAAAATAGAGATAGCTCTTGTGTTTTCATTGTCAGTACTACCAATTGCTTCGTTGTTTTTCCAGTTGTATTTCATTCATAATGATGTCCTTGTAAGGTACATGTAATCTTCAAGTCTCCGTGTATTCATATTATCAAGTAAACTAAAGTTATCATAATACTAGTtgttacaatataaatataatggtGGGTGAATATTGAGGAGAAAGTACTGTGATGtatcttttaatatattatgttCAAGTCAGAATTAATGAACGCtttatttaatttgtagttGATGTAGTCcagcgtttgattttgtcaagaTCATCCCGTGATAGACTTTCCCCTTTAATCAAGaagttcgttttttttattttcattttttatatacaagtcGACGTTATACAAACAGAACAATACCAGAGTGGAGAACACTTGTGATATCACTTGTACATTGTATAAATACACTTTATGTTGTATAAATAGCTTAAAtgctttattcataaatatttgcaGTACtgtgtgaaaaatattttgatttgttttcgatttttatGTTATGCTCATATTGTTTGAACATGTCggattaaaattgtgtttttgccAAAGAGAGATGCTCGATGATAAAATAGGTACTAATCTCGGAGTATTGGactatttgatttcatttgCTTGTGCATGCATtaatagtatatataatatagtcaATGCAAATTTCTAAAGACTGTAGTTTCTTAGATGTGCTTAACTCGATCatcctattgaaaatatgtttattcGGTTCTCGTACATGAAGTTGTGTTACAACTAGAATGCTGTTAGAATTGTTCCTTTTTCACGTGAATCGCAATTACCAGGCTGACTTTTCATTCTGTGTAATCGTCAATATCATCAAGTTTGGATTGAACACATCTTCCTTACTTCTCTCCGCTGTCAAGACTTGCAATGTAAGGCACACGTGCATATACATTTATAGTTCATCTATTCTATGTAACGATAATATAAGTTGATCACCACATTgtaaatgcatttgttttttatttgtagcGTGTAAATTTGTGACCAGAATGGTGTCCATCAGCCTGACCGTAAACACTTTGTTGAGCGTAGGAATAGCATGTCTATGCTTCGTAACCATGGAGACacgacctacagaccaagatgGCGATTTAAATGAACTGATACGATCGTACTATGTAGACACTTATTCTGATATTTCAAATGGTCTCACGGATGGAATTGATCTTAAAAATTCTCATATTAAAGGTTAGTGATTGGTTCTTTTATGTGAATTGAAAATTCAActtattttgtgtgttttacttatttatatgGCTTTCTAAACGAGTACCATATATGCATCAAAACGAGTACCATCAATGTAAAATGtcacattttagaaaaaaggaAGCCATTTATTTCTGCTTCTGTTTGTGTCGTTTGATAGCCGACACCATTCTGATTATTATGCCACTTTTGGTCAAACAACGGTGAGCGCTGCACTTAATTACAAGGGAGGGTGCTGTACAGATCAAAAGGTGCCAGTAAACACAAACTGGGTCAGTTTTATTGCAGTTTGTCGAATTCGAAGGATCACGAGCACGTTAGTTCTTACTTCTACACAGATGTACAATACCTATTAGAAATGATGTACAAGATACAAGTTGAAGAGAGTACTTGGTAGTTAACTTATAATATTATTgccaaattaaaacatgtttaataaatagATGATTCAAAGTGGAAAAAGACAAGCTTTTTGTTGTTGCCCTCGTCACTATTTGAGAGACTCAATAGACATTTGAGCATTTAAACCAAATACACGTTCAATGCCTAGCTGAAGTCAAGTTAGGTgtatatttaatgttaaaaataatatccTTCAAATAGTGCTATCAGATAGTAACTGTTACAGTTTATAAGAAGAGACAGAACTAAATGTGTTAAAGGTACTGGTATTATAGATTCTAGTCAaatgtcaacttttttgtttgagAGATGAGAACAAaaggttttacaaaatttcaagaCTTTGATTTTTATCGTTTATCAAAGCGTTTCGAATAAACCAATTTCGACCATTATCaatagattttgaaaattttgaaatttgattcgAATTTGTAAAAGAACTTATGAATTCACTTTATGCACTATGGACGTTTTGTAGCTCAAACAAACCATTATTAcactttatttgtttatttgtcaaATTGACCTTTCCAGAAAATATACCACAAATCAATCGCTTCTTTTAAAGCTTTCTATTGTTAGAATTTTAATTTGAGATTTGATACTTTATTGAAATCTTACACtatattaattgataaattgatGTTACACAATCAGCTATTTAATAGCTACTACTGATAACTTTATTCAACAATTAGAAATCATATACCGCTTTAAAACTGTCATGATTTGTTTAGCTTGCTCCTTCATTAATATAGATTATTGCCGATAAATAAAATACGCCTACAATTAAAGGTTTGTTGACTCTTCTTCCAGATATAGAATTTAATAAGATAAAAGATATCTGACTACCTGGCTAAcggtactacatgtatatggacCAAAATTGACCACgtgattattaaaaaaaaaaccggatGATGCAaagcatttgataaatattgggTAATCAAAGACATGCTCCAAAAAAAATCGTTTCGTTTTGATATGttgattatttaaattgtttacgGTTCATGCTTTTCTTAACAGATGCTATTTCTCGCCATCAGTTTTGTTGAGTGACCATGCACCACGTTCAGTGATCGATGCAAAGAAGCAAATATTGACCACTCGAATCACTCGCTATCTTACTTTCATTACTTTTGGTTGTAACTCATACATTTATCTTGACCAAAATACTTCGGTTCGTTTCATAGTTTTGTTTTCACGATTTTTTTACGGTAATCTGTTGATCTACATGTCGACTTTGATAACACCTTCTGCATTATTACTACATTAATTGTgtgctttttctttatttaaccGGAAAGGCCTCAAGTAGCGGTTGTGGGTCGAATtggccaaataaaaataaaacttcaaatCCCGCCTGTGGCTGGTGCGTTCTAATCTAATCATTATAATACCgcagtcccactaggccacgatcgcactacgatctgtgaaaaaaatgaaaattttgacgATCGTAGTGCGTGAGCGTGGcaaactttgaacatgttcaaaacaatcagGGTGCGGTCGTGGAGAAATTAGGTCGCAGTAGAAGCGTAGTCAGAGCGCAATAAGGTCGTGCTAAAATTACAAAGGTCACTGTACCATCGTAGCGAAAGCGTAGACTAGTGAAAGCGTGATTCAATTTGGACAGACTGTTCTTCTATCTCACAGCGATGTTACAATGTATTACGACCTCACCACGATCATCACGTTCTCACTGCGACCCAACTACGCTTCAACTACGACTAGACCACGTTTAAACCACGCTGGTGATGATCACAATACGATTCTAGCACCCCCATGTCGTCTTCATCAAGCTCTTCTTACGACCTGACTACGTTTATACTACGACCATCATGCTCTTTTTCATtgtcacataaaatatattaaagctctccaggttttgtttgtctgtatgtatttTGGATCTCTTGTCCCTTTTCTCTAACGGCTCGAGCATGCTTAATAAAGGCCGTTAgtattctcgtttgaattgttttacattttcatttcggggccttttgtagctgactatgcggtatggactatgttcattgttgaaggccgtacgatgacctttagttgttactttctgtgtcattttggtctcttgtggagagttgtctcattggcaatcatatcacatcgtcttattttatattgatacatCTGTGTCATCCCTGCTATCATTCACATTGTAATTTCAGCTTGATTGACAAGCCATATGTTTGCGATTCAGGTTGGATTGGTCGGTCCGACATCTCTGCTGGATCAGGATTTCTATCAAAGCTCCCTCTCCCTCTATCATCCTACCCAACTCCCAAgtgttcttttatattttagtggCATGACATGTTGTATCCGAGAAATCTGCGtattaatcagaaatagaaaGAATCCATGGAATCTTATTGATACGGAACACACTGTTGACTCTATTGCTGTGAACGTAGTAAGATTTTGGTATGAACGTAGTATAATCGTGGAAAGAATGTGCGTATAATCGCAGTAGAAGcgtggtaagatcgtgttgcaatcggataactcgtggtatggtcgtagtgagaacgtgatgaACGTAGAAAGATCTTGATAAGCGTAGTGAGGTAACAGAATAAGCGCAGTGAGAACGTGGAATAATCTTAGCTGGGACGTCGTAGAAGCGTAATGAGGACATAGCAGCAATATACATTTTCAAGCCACTCATACTGCGACCTTACAacgatctgaatttattttagatcgcgATGAgcgtggtctagtgggactggcGCTTTAACTAcgatggtttatttttataccgAAGATCTGTAGTTTTCTTTGAACTCCCCGAATTCCCCCAAAACTACATCGCAACAAAACAGTAAATAGTACTGATTGAGTgatgttttaatgttaaaacatcaatcaatcaatcaataaatcaatcaatcaatcaattatttgTCTGGTGTCAAATAAGCTGACTTGTGTGTCTAAGCTTTtactatattcatttatttatttggtttacAACCAAAAAATCGAACTACAAAGGATGAAATTTCCAATTTGAAAAGGGGTGGTTATGCACTCGGATACCATTTAAGGTGATTGTCAAAGAAATAAAGAACAATTTTGCTACAATTGTAAATGATCAAGGCGATTTGAAACTTGATTACGCAGAAAGCCATGCATGTAGAGTTCTTTATTGTTCAATATGTTCTTAACTGGCCATTAAAAGAGGATTGCGTCAGTAAGAAATTTCTAATATGTTATAGAAGCCGTTCTAATCATATGATTTCAGCAATTGAGACATTCAATTGCTATGTTGGTCGTATTTCGTGACACTTCAATAGTGATTTTCGACATCTGTGGTCGTTTATTAAATTCAAAACtgcttttaaaaaacaaatttaattccTTTTCATTCTGAATTCCTATTTCCAATAAATAAAACTGGTCGTAGTGCTAGAAATTGAATTTTCCGTGGTCTATTAAATGTAGATTTCGTTTTATTAACTTGTTAGTTTTGAACATCATCGAAAATCAGTCCGGAATTGTCAaatctaaaaaagaaaacatgttcATTTAAAACTGCTGATTTTACACGTTATTTTTTCTATAGGTATAAGTAGCTTATAATCAATTCGAATAGCATGACCCTTTTCGTCTATTGTTAAGAACTTGTACATGTCTTGAATTTAATACTTCTATTCCTTTCTTTTTAAACCAGACTGCTAAAATTACATTACTTGCGATAGCAATACAAGgaataacaaatgaaaaaaagttttattaacagtatcaatttttttttatttgttataaagttataaagtcAATACCACACTTAACTTTCTTAATATGATctagtaaataaaataagtaactTTTGCTTAAAGTTTACTAGAGATTCActggtacatacatgtatgtgcttatgttatatatagatataggaagatgtggtgtgagttccaatgagacaaatgtccatccaaataacaatttaaaaaaaaaagtaaaccattataggtcaatgtacgtaGTTTGTTTAGTCTTATCTACTATGCAGtttgatgactgatgttcccatattttgactattttattgattgtgactgtttatttaacgcatcatgtaaatgtaacggaatttgatgagactgttattaaagtgagagggttagcgctatagaaccaggtttaatccaccattttctacatttgaaaatgcctgtaccaagtcaggaatatgacagttcttgtccattcgtttttgatgcgttttgttttttgattttgccatgtgattatagactttccaaattgattttcctctgagttcagtatttttgtgattttacttttttgtagaAATAATGTAAGGTTATTTATGTATACTAAAACGTGCCTGTAAAATATAGCGTTTGTGTCAAaccttaatataaaaaaagaagatatggtttgattgccaacgagactaCTCTCCACAGGAGACCATactgacacagaaattagcCACTATAGGTCACCGGCCTTAAGTTTACTTACacctaaaaatttaaaatctgcGAGGTTGGATTATAATATTAAGCTTGATTTAAATTTAGGTTACTATAAGCTCTATATAGAGTACATTTGTATTGTCTGATATATAAGACGGTGACCTATATGATACTTTGGTGACCTCAAATACCTGACctgtttatttaattataacGATTATGATAAAGGTATTAATGATGATTATGATGTTGTAATAGTAACTTAATGTTTCTGTGTACGTTTGTTTTTTGAGAAGTTTCAGATTGTTTTCCTGAATGTGGCAACTTAGACCATTATGCCACCAAGGGAatccttgttttttttaggTAATTGGTTTTATTGGGTGCCTGACTAAAGTTTACAATGTTTACGTGTTTTGACTTTGGCGAAAACTAGCCTTCTCGGATCTTCAATAAAAATGATTAATGCGCA
It contains:
- the LOC134683042 gene encoding uncharacterized protein LOC134683042 isoform X1, encoding MLILFEHVGLKLCFCQREMLDDKIACKFVTRMVSISLTVNTLLSVGIACLCFVTMETRPTDQDGDLNELIRSYYVDTYSDISNGLTDGIDLKNSHIKENIVPYISQVRPEVRRHRIKRLGIAGHENIDMILNHLKSSRQNRFRPALSVGGSFANLRNMMSKAGR